From the genome of Mycetocola spongiae, one region includes:
- the nrdI gene encoding class Ib ribonucleoside-diphosphate reductase assembly flavoprotein NrdI: protein MGSELVYFSSVSGNTRRFVDKLARPASRIPLFPKDPALEVTRPYVLVLPTYGGGLTSTAVPKQVIRFLNDVENRSLIRGVIAGGNTNFGEAFCLAGDIISQKCQVPVMYRFEVFGTPDDVAIVQDGLDKFWEQH from the coding sequence ATGGGTTCCGAACTCGTGTACTTCTCCAGTGTTTCTGGTAACACTCGTCGATTCGTCGATAAACTCGCCCGCCCCGCCTCCCGGATACCTCTCTTTCCGAAAGACCCGGCCCTCGAGGTCACCAGACCATATGTCCTGGTTCTCCCCACCTACGGCGGGGGGCTCACCAGCACGGCGGTGCCCAAACAGGTCATCCGATTCCTCAATGACGTGGAAAACCGGAGCCTGATTCGCGGGGTTATCGCCGGAGGCAACACCAATTTTGGTGAGGCGTTTTGCCTCGCGGGAGACATCATCTCCCAAAAATGTCAGGTACCAGTTATGTACCGCTTCGAAGTATTTGGAACCCCGGACGATGTGGCCATCGTCCAAGATGGATTGGATAAATTTTGGGAACAGCACTAA
- a CDS encoding MFS transporter gives MSAYSNLLATPGVGRIITAQLVARFPFGMISLAFLLHVEQVTGSYGQAGLVLAATSLGQAVAGPLTSRWMGIWGIRPVLILTTIICTAAGTTIALVEADVLFYIPIAIICGLSTPPVQPAVRTIYPKMVNSKQLTPLFSLDASAQEIIWVLGPVITTFVSTQVGTQWGILLAMVLMVAGGVWFIVLPEVGRVRIPRSRRKLGVVLKRPPVLLATVVGFLLIGGTAAIEAGVVANFGHDGIEAGLVLAIFSIGSLAGGLSMGHLPIGPWALARRMFIVFVGTAAALAVMNFWGLALMLFIAGIGIAPALAVLFAIVSSSVKFSDTAEAYGWVGTGQLIGSALGSAAAGFLIDHNGPHGAFIAAAIFLAVGFLVPLFGKRWHPDLRGREVGPLPDTEPITLPSAG, from the coding sequence ATGAGTGCATATTCGAATCTCCTGGCTACCCCGGGAGTCGGTCGGATCATCACTGCCCAGCTTGTAGCGCGTTTTCCATTTGGGATGATCTCCCTGGCATTCCTGCTGCACGTCGAGCAGGTAACGGGTTCCTATGGCCAGGCCGGGCTAGTTCTTGCGGCGACCAGTCTGGGGCAGGCGGTGGCCGGCCCCCTGACCAGTAGATGGATGGGTATCTGGGGCATCCGCCCGGTACTCATCCTCACCACCATCATCTGCACCGCCGCCGGAACCACCATCGCACTCGTTGAGGCCGATGTTCTCTTTTATATCCCCATCGCGATCATCTGCGGCCTGAGCACTCCCCCGGTGCAGCCCGCCGTGCGCACCATCTACCCCAAGATGGTCAACTCCAAGCAGCTCACCCCGCTGTTCTCCCTCGACGCCTCGGCCCAGGAGATCATCTGGGTGCTCGGCCCGGTTATCACCACGTTTGTCTCCACCCAGGTGGGCACCCAGTGGGGCATCCTGCTGGCAATGGTGCTGATGGTCGCAGGAGGCGTGTGGTTTATTGTGCTGCCCGAGGTGGGCCGCGTGCGCATCCCGCGCAGCCGCCGCAAGCTCGGCGTGGTCCTGAAGCGCCCGCCGGTGCTGCTCGCCACCGTGGTGGGCTTCCTCCTGATCGGTGGAACCGCCGCCATCGAGGCCGGCGTAGTGGCCAATTTTGGTCACGACGGCATCGAGGCCGGGCTGGTCCTGGCGATCTTCTCGATCGGTAGCCTCGCCGGCGGCCTCTCGATGGGTCACCTGCCGATCGGCCCGTGGGCCCTGGCCCGCCGCATGTTTATCGTATTTGTGGGCACCGCGGCCGCGCTGGCCGTGATGAACTTCTGGGGCCTCGCCCTGATGCTTTTCATCGCCGGAATCGGCATCGCCCCGGCCCTCGCCGTGCTCTTTGCAATCGTCTCCTCGAGCGTGAAGTTCTCCGATACCGCCGAGGCCTATGGCTGGGTGGGTACCGGCCAGCTGATCGGCTCGGCGCTCGGATCGGCCGCCGCCGGTTTCCTGATCGACCACAACGGCCCGCACGGCGCGTTTATCGCCGCGGCCATCTTCCTCGCCGTGGGCTTCCTGGTGCCGCTCTTTGGCAAGCGCTGGCATCCCGATCTGCGCGGGCGCGAGGTGGGCCCCCTGCCCGATACCGAACCGATCACGCTCCCCAGCGCCGGCTAG
- the nrdH gene encoding glutaredoxin-like protein NrdH produces the protein MTITVYTKPSCVQCTATYRALDNKGLEYEVLDLSADENALEAVKALGYLQAPVVITDEGHWSGFRPDKIDELAQRLA, from the coding sequence ATGACGATTACGGTTTATACGAAGCCATCCTGCGTACAGTGCACCGCGACCTATCGCGCACTGGATAATAAGGGTCTGGAATACGAGGTTCTTGACCTCTCCGCCGATGAAAACGCCCTCGAAGCGGTGAAGGCCCTCGGGTACCTGCAGGCTCCCGTGGTGATCACCGATGAGGGTCACTGGTCGGGCTTCCGTCCCGATAAGATCGACGAGCTCGCGCAGCGCCTGGCCTAA
- a CDS encoding acyl-CoA dehydrogenase family protein: MSESRAGAARPNVLTPELLAAIHGRAPEYDRRNEFFHEDLAELAAAGYLRAAVPTELGGLGLSLAEMSAQQRLLAAAAPATALAVNMHQVWVTVARYLHDNGDHSLDFVLTGAAAGEVYAFGVSEAGNDLVLFDSDTVAEPAADGGYRFTGTKIFTSLSPAWTSLGTMGRDNTSPDAPRLVFGFVSRDENVVHREDWDTVGMRASQSRTTELHGAHAPAEHVVRRLEIGPSADPLIFGIFAMFEILLASVYTGIAERALEIAVDTVRTRRSKKTGLRYADDPDIRWQIASAGLILDGILPQLHALAGDVDARAAHGARWFALLSGLKHRAVEAAREVVDHAIRVSGGSSYFSAGELGRLYRDVLAGIFHPSDAESAHSTVAASLLGPIRHHD, encoded by the coding sequence ATGAGCGAATCCCGTGCCGGCGCCGCGCGCCCCAACGTCCTGACCCCGGAGCTGCTGGCCGCGATCCACGGCCGCGCACCCGAATACGACCGCCGCAACGAATTTTTCCACGAGGACCTCGCCGAGCTGGCCGCGGCCGGCTATCTGCGCGCCGCGGTCCCCACCGAGTTGGGTGGGCTGGGCCTGAGCCTGGCCGAGATGAGCGCGCAGCAGCGGCTACTCGCGGCCGCGGCCCCCGCCACCGCACTGGCCGTGAATATGCACCAGGTCTGGGTCACGGTGGCCCGCTATCTGCACGATAACGGCGATCACTCGCTGGATTTTGTGCTGACCGGGGCGGCCGCGGGAGAGGTATATGCGTTTGGCGTGAGCGAGGCCGGCAACGACCTGGTGCTCTTTGACTCCGATACCGTGGCCGAGCCCGCCGCCGATGGCGGCTATCGGTTCACCGGCACCAAAATCTTCACGTCCCTCTCGCCCGCGTGGACCTCCCTCGGCACGATGGGGCGGGATAATACCTCCCCGGATGCCCCGCGCCTGGTTTTTGGTTTTGTCTCGCGCGATGAGAACGTGGTGCACCGCGAGGACTGGGATACCGTGGGGATGCGCGCGAGCCAGTCCCGCACCACCGAGCTGCACGGCGCCCATGCACCCGCCGAGCATGTGGTGCGCCGCCTCGAGATCGGTCCCTCCGCCGATCCGCTGATCTTTGGCATCTTCGCGATGTTTGAGATCCTGCTGGCCTCGGTATATACCGGCATCGCCGAGCGCGCGCTCGAGATCGCCGTGGATACCGTGCGCACGCGCCGCTCCAAAAAAACCGGGCTGCGCTATGCCGATGATCCCGATATCCGCTGGCAGATCGCCTCGGCCGGGCTTATCCTCGACGGCATCCTGCCGCAGCTGCACGCCCTCGCGGGGGATGTGGATGCCCGTGCCGCTCACGGGGCGCGCTGGTTTGCGCTGCTCTCGGGGCTGAAACATCGCGCCGTGGAGGCCGCACGCGAGGTCGTGGATCACGCGATCCGCGTCTCGGGTGGCTCCAGCTATTTCTCCGCGGGAGAGCTCGGCCGGCTCTATCGCGATGTGCTTGCCGGGATCTTCCACCCCTCGGATGCCGAATCGGCCCATTCCACCGTGGCCGCGAGCCTCCTCGGCCCGATCCGGCACCACGACTAA
- a CDS encoding metal-sensitive transcriptional regulator gives MIADIKKRALHRIKILEGQMRGLEKQVENEDYCIDIITQSLAIQKSLGSLNKLLVENHLRTHVVDMFESGGEAKEAALAELIKVFELSNNR, from the coding sequence GTGATCGCAGATATTAAGAAACGTGCCCTGCACCGCATCAAGATCCTCGAAGGACAGATGCGCGGCCTCGAAAAGCAGGTCGAAAACGAGGACTACTGCATCGACATCATTACGCAGTCGCTCGCGATTCAAAAATCGCTCGGCTCGCTGAATAAGCTGCTCGTGGAAAACCACCTGCGTACCCACGTTGTGGACATGTTTGAGAGCGGGGGCGAGGCCAAGGAGGCAGCGCTCGCCGAGCTGATTAAGGTATTTGAACTGAGCAATAACCGCTAG